The Candidatus Fusobacterium pullicola nucleotide sequence ACATGGACATACTGGAGTTTTAACAATAGAAGTAGAAGATTCTATAAATGAAGGTGTAAATATGGTATTCCCTTGTAATGAAATTCAAAAAACAGCTTGGGAAGTATTGAAGAATTTTGACCACTCTCTTATTTTGAGAGAAGATGATCCTCTTTTACCTGCTATTTTAAAAGTTTATGAGGAAACTGGGATAAAAGATGGGGCTCCTCAAAACGTTATGAAAGGTCCTGCTTTTAAGACTGACTTAGCAACTGCATATCCTGACGCTCGTTTAGTTGTTACTAAAGAAACTTTAACAGTTGAAGGAATGATTAAAATTGTTTATGACTTATTAAAAGATAAATTAAATATTGCTAAAATAACTTTTACTAGTGGTGTAAATGCAGCTTCTGCAGAGTTTACTACTAAGAATAATATAGACCGTTGTCCTCTTTGTGGAATTTCATTAGATGAAAATGGAGTTTGTCCAAAGTGTGGATATAAGAAAAGATAGTATTTAAAAATTTTTTACTATATACTAAATATAAAAAAACTCCCTCTCTTAAATTCTAAGAGAGGGAGTTTTTAATATAAAAATTATACTGTTACATCTTTTATCCAACGTAAAGTCTTGTATCTCCAGAAAGCAAAGATGAGTTTAATAACTTCACAAGATTCAGCAAGTCCAATTAAAATATAAATAGGAACTTTAAAGTATGCTCCTATGAAAGCTAGAGGCACACCATAGAACCAAAGTGGAAGTATATCTAGATAAAAGGCAACCTTAGTATCTCCTCCAGCTCTAAATAGTCCAATTAAAATAGCCCAGTTTACCATTTTAAAGAAGACAAATACTCCATATACCCTTAACGTTTTTTCGGCTAGAAGAGCAATATCTGGAGAAAGTTTATAAAGTGATATGATATTGTTAGTAAGTAGTTGAACCACAATAAAACTGAAACCAGCCATACCAAAGGCTACTAAAATAATTTGTTTAGAGTAGACTATAACTTTTTCCTTATTCCCCTCTCCAATTGTATGACCTATTATTACAGAGGCAGCATTGGATATCCCCATAAATAAAATAGCAGAGATAGCTGCAACGATATCTGCTATCTGTACACAGGCAGATTGAACAGTTCCAAGTTTTGCATATGCAACAGAAAGAGA carries:
- a CDS encoding 6-carboxytetrahydropterin synthase, whose translation is MRSITSFDLQYAHRFYKFRGEAQYLHGHTGVLTIEVEDSINEGVNMVFPCNEIQKTAWEVLKNFDHSLILREDDPLLPAILKVYEETGIKDGAPQNVMKGPAFKTDLATAYPDARLVVTKETLTVEGMIKIVYDLLKDKLNIAKITFTSGVNAASAEFTTKNNIDRCPLCGISLDENGVCPKCGYKKR